A DNA window from Castanea sativa cultivar Marrone di Chiusa Pesio chromosome 7, ASM4071231v1 contains the following coding sequences:
- the LOC142644409 gene encoding uncharacterized protein LOC142644409 translates to MAQPIKGDQEWGLVLVSPERIIIEKSLRLGFLATNNEAEFEALLVGMAMVQKMKGRIVELFLDSRLVVGQVKGELEARDVRMQDYLGQVRHLAFPKVAGNRRWLLVGTDYFTKWVEAKPLSNIRDVDAKRFFDSKAFRRYCCDLGIKNRYSTPAYPEGNGQAKAVNKVIVSGLKKRLDNANDRWVEELPHVLWTYWTTPRKSTRETLSMIYGAEIVIPLETGFPTLRTSLFTPDSNDNLLKKGLNLIEEQRENVRVQLAHYQQKLKQGYDLSVKSRSSALADLVLRKVVGAAKNPAWGKLGPNWKGSYHITLIAGIGAYFLEDLDENVVPCL, encoded by the exons atggcGCAGCCAATCAAAGGGGATCAGGAGTGGGGGCTAGTTTTAGTATCTCCTGAAAGGATCatcattgagaaatccttaagGCTGGGCTTCTTGGCCACGAACAATGAGGCAGAGTTTGAGGCTTTGTTGGTAGGAATGgctatggttcagaaaatgaaaggaagaaTAGTGGAGTTATTTTTAGATTCGAGATTAGTTGTAGGCCAAGTAAAGGGAGAACTGGAAGCTAGGGACGTGAGAATGCAGGACTATTTGGGTCAAGTTAGGCACTT ggCATTCCCTAAGGTAGCGGGGAATAGGAGATGGCTATTGGTCGGTACGgattacttcactaagtgggtcGAAGCTAAGCCCCtatcaaatattagagatgtggaCGCCAAGAGAttt tttgatagcaaagccttcaGGAGGTACTGTTGTGATTTGGGCATTAAGAATAGGTACTCCACCCCGGCTTATCCAGAGGGGAATGGACAGGCCAAGGCTGTTAATAAGGTCATAGtgagtggactcaagaagaggctggataATGCAAATGAtagatgggtggaagagctaCCACACGTTCTTTGGACGTATTGGACTACCCCTCGTAAGTCAACAAGGGAGACACTTTCAATGATTTATGGAGCCGAGATTGTGATTCCTCTAGAGACTGGATTTCCAACGCTGAGGACGAGCTTATTTACTCCAGATAGCAATGACAACTTGTTAAAAAAAGGCctgaatttaattgaagaacaGAGAGAAAATGTCAGGGTTCAATTGGCACATTATCAGCAGAAACTCAAACAGGGGTATGACTTAAGTGTGAAGTCAAGATCGTCAGCCCTTGCGGACTTGGTATTGAGAAAGGTTGTGGGTGCTGcaaaaaacccagcatggggaaagttgGGGCCCAATTGGAAAGGGTCATACCACATCACCTTGATAGCTGGTATAGGTGCATACTTCTTAGAAGATTTAGACGAAAATGTTGTGCCATGCctctag
- the LOC142644410 gene encoding uncharacterized protein LOC142644410, which yields MRRIEGGKLPRRFTQPTFNMYNGRTDPVEHVSHFSQRMVVHSKSEALMCKVFPFSLGPVAMRWFDGFKEGYISSFKELTRAFGACFSTAASPAVNLESDDDTTIMDTSTNHSPSLRVNSKSKFKKPKRVSGKNKKEKHHTSIVWTEFVKLPINEEGISKATCQCVVLACAIVLDPRYKLDYVDYIFKKIEPIEHIAKMKVDSVESTLYKFFPEYECPKPMTTVSSCVGSSSHTSSAMDDPDDDEDKEHDKEHYNRFPELSLMARDLMSIPITTVASESSFSTGKKILTPYRSHLLPENVETTLCTKSWLYGFEDEDADKIGQLELQFGAQVGSRAQIDASARPPLGTISVILVALGRTGSQPSRVMSVSRPSEDGSSPNPKRNRMEVWSALSFSDEIKVGTLQPHNDALVVTFRIGGYNVKRVLVD from the exons ATGCGTAGAATTGAAGGGGGAAAACTTCCTCGACGGTTTACCCAGCCAACATTCAACATGTATAATGGCAGAACGGACCCTGTGGAGCATGTTAGCCACTTCAGCCAGAGAATGGTTGTTCACTCCAAGAGTGAggccttgatgtgcaaagtgtTCCCATTTAGTTTGGGGCCTGTggcgatgagatggtttgatggcttcAAGGAAGGTTATATTAGCTCCTTCAAGGAGCTTACTAGGGCGTTTGGGGCTTGTTTT AGTACAGCGGCTTCACCGGCTGTAAATTTGGAAAGTGATGATGATACTACAATTATGGATACTTCTACTAATCATTCACCATCTTTAAGAGTCAATTCCAAATCAAAGTTTAAGAAACCAAAAAGAGTTtcagggaaaaataaaaaggaaaaacatcaCACTTCTATAGTTTGGACTGAATTTGTGAAATTGCCTATTAATGAAGAAGGGATAAGTAAGGCTACTTGTCAATG TGTGGTGCTAGCTTGTGCCATTGTTCTTGATCCAAGGTATAAGTTAGATTATGTGGActatattttcaagaaaatagaGCCAATTGAGCACATTGCTAAAATGAAGGTGGATAGCGTTGAGAGTACATTGTATAAGTTTTTTCCAGAATATGAATGCCCCAAGCCTATGACCACTGTTTCATCTTGTGTTGGGAGTTCTAGTCATACTAGCAGTGCTATGGATGATcctgatgatgatgaagataagGAACATGAT AAAGAGCATTACAATCGGTTTCCAGAGCTCTCTTTAATGGCACGGGATCTCATGAGCATTCCGATAACCACTGTTGCTTCTGAATCAAGTTTTAGcactggaaaaaaaattcttactccGTATCGATCACATCTTTTACCTGAGAATGTGGAAACTACGTTGTGTACTAAAAGTTGGCTATATGGATTTGaag ATGAAGATGCTGACAAAATTGGCCAACTTGAACTACAATTT GGTGCTCAAGTAGGGTCAAGGGCTCAGATAGATGCTTCTGCAAGACCGCCTTTAGGTACAATCAGTGTCATTCTTGTTGCTCTGGGAAGGACTGGTTCTCAGCCATCTAGGGTGATGTCTGTATCTCGGCCATCTGAAGATGGCTCGTCCCCTAATCCAAAGAGGAATAGAATGGAAGTCTGGTCAGCTTTGAGCTTTTCGGATGAGATTAAGGTTGGAACTTTGCAGCCACATAATGATGCCTTGGTGGTCACCTTCAGGATAGGTGGGTACAATGTGAAGAGAGTGTTGGTAGATTAG